A window of the Nitrosococcus wardiae genome harbors these coding sequences:
- a CDS encoding thiol:disulfide interchange protein DsbA/DsbL, producing MLRFAHGLLLSLSLLLISPWVAAADSTFTEGVHYKTVNPPLHPLQPGKTEVVEMFWYGCPHCYRFEPLLEQWAEAQPEQVAFIRVPAVFRDSWLLHAQAFYTAEALGVLDKVHRPLFDALHLEKRPLKTKQEVANFFATLGVPKEDFLQTFESFAVQGKVQQAVVITRTSGITGVPAMIINGKYRTDASMAGSFEDMLKVVDYLIAQGGPSSQTAAAK from the coding sequence ATGTTGCGATTTGCCCACGGGTTGCTCCTATCACTTTCCCTACTGCTTATCTCTCCATGGGTGGCAGCGGCGGATTCGACTTTCACAGAGGGGGTGCACTATAAAACGGTGAACCCTCCCCTCCATCCCCTCCAACCGGGGAAGACAGAGGTGGTTGAGATGTTTTGGTATGGCTGCCCCCACTGTTACCGTTTTGAGCCCCTTCTGGAACAGTGGGCAGAAGCGCAACCGGAGCAGGTGGCCTTTATTCGGGTCCCTGCGGTATTTCGGGACTCATGGTTACTTCATGCCCAAGCCTTCTATACCGCCGAAGCATTGGGCGTGCTGGACAAAGTCCACCGCCCCTTATTCGATGCCCTCCATCTGGAAAAACGCCCGCTCAAAACCAAACAAGAAGTGGCAAATTTTTTTGCGACCCTCGGAGTTCCAAAAGAAGACTTCTTGCAGACCTTCGAATCTTTCGCCGTCCAGGGCAAGGTTCAACAAGCTGTCGTTATCACCAGGACCTCTGGAATTACCGGCGTTCCAGCGATGATTATCAATGGTAAATACCGCACCGATGCCAGCATGGCGGGCAGCTTTGAGGACATGCTTAAAGTCGTCGACTACCTCATCGCCCAAGGGGGTCCTTCAAGCCAGACTGCGGCTGCTAAATAG
- a CDS encoding type I restriction endonuclease subunit R: MDPSAHQEKHFQQYIVDRLVEQGWKVGGTQHYDTERAIYPEDLESWIKGSGQQDKWDKLERLNGTKTFEVLMDRLHKALEKQGTMHVLRQGFSIAGCGLIEMTETAPEDKRNQAVVERYKANILRVVPELKYHPAREFAVDLVLFINGLPMATVELKTDFTQSAEAAMDQYRNDRLPFDPKTKRKEPLLTFKRGAVVHFAMSDSEIMMATKLEGENTFFLPFNKGRTEEDGAVHAGNPPGEIKPDGTQEYPVAYFWEDVCQPDAWLRIFHSFVYVEKKDVVDIQGNWSKKETLIFPRFHQWTAVNEMLADARKNGAGMTYLADHSAGSGKTSTISWAAHDLVKLREDNGDAVFNNVIIVTDRNVLDGQLQDAVKQIDHQFGVIAAIDRHKSSKSKSKQLSDALLAGTPIVVVTIQTFPYAMEAIITDKNLKGKNFAVIIDEAHNSQTGSTAAKLQAALGMSGQGRMSTMTVDELLEQLQKSRSRPANISYFAFTGTPKHSTLMLFGRPQDPNQPVSDDNPPVAFHKYTMRQAIEEKFILDALKGYVTYQTAFNLSKQLEDSKRVSGKAAKRALAQWMALHPTNVTQKVQFIIEHFTKNVAHRLDGKAKAMVVTSSRAAAIRYKKAFDRYIEQHSEYGFIHSLVAFSGKMTGKQVMHQDDGAFKEDIFLVDENEEFTEQSMNPDAQGQDLRFAFDRPEYRVMLVADKFQTGFDQPKLMAMYVDKKIANHVEIVQTFARLNRTAPGKDEVFIIDFVNDPDNVRTAFETYDQGAHIDEVQDLNVVYEIKERLDEHGLYDEKDLAAFKDARFKTIRDITHAKSPQHKELYAATSRATTLYNDKMKMLRDGMATWEAVFEKAHAKGDEAGMKSADHHQDEYAEQIKALIGFKSDLGRFCRTYSYVAQLIDFGDPELENFAAFAKLLQKRLLHEAPETVDLTGLVLTGFDIKGRPDDENEDGETPVLQPVGPGGGGGVGDKPKFVKEIVDRLNSLFGEATPIQDQVAFVNQIKSITGENDVVMAQVESNTREQALKGNLPGAVQQAVVRALSSHQKLATQVLKSDHQGMTALVDVVYDILREGKDLDLNMD, from the coding sequence ATGGATCCGTCAGCACACCAGGAAAAGCATTTCCAGCAGTACATCGTAGATCGCTTGGTCGAACAGGGCTGGAAAGTGGGTGGCACCCAACACTATGACACCGAACGGGCAATCTACCCGGAAGACCTCGAAAGCTGGATTAAAGGCAGCGGCCAGCAAGATAAGTGGGACAAGTTGGAACGGCTCAACGGAACCAAGACGTTTGAAGTGCTGATGGATCGTCTGCATAAGGCGCTGGAAAAGCAGGGAACCATGCATGTGTTGCGTCAGGGCTTTTCGATTGCTGGTTGCGGCCTGATCGAGATGACAGAAACCGCCCCCGAGGATAAACGCAACCAGGCGGTGGTTGAGCGCTACAAAGCAAACATTCTGCGTGTGGTGCCGGAACTCAAGTACCATCCCGCCCGCGAGTTTGCCGTTGATCTGGTGCTGTTCATCAATGGCCTGCCAATGGCGACAGTCGAACTGAAAACTGACTTCACCCAGTCGGCAGAAGCGGCGATGGACCAATACCGAAATGACCGCCTGCCTTTTGACCCCAAGACCAAGCGCAAGGAACCATTGCTGACCTTCAAGCGCGGCGCGGTGGTGCATTTTGCCATGTCTGATTCAGAGATCATGATGGCGACCAAGCTGGAAGGGGAAAATACGTTCTTCCTGCCATTCAATAAGGGCAGGACGGAGGAAGACGGCGCAGTCCATGCCGGCAACCCTCCCGGCGAAATCAAGCCTGATGGCACGCAGGAATACCCGGTAGCCTATTTTTGGGAAGATGTCTGCCAGCCTGATGCCTGGCTGCGAATTTTCCACAGCTTTGTCTATGTCGAGAAAAAGGATGTGGTGGATATTCAGGGCAACTGGTCGAAGAAGGAAACCCTGATTTTCCCTCGGTTCCACCAGTGGACAGCGGTTAATGAGATGCTGGCCGATGCGCGTAAAAATGGTGCGGGCATGACATACCTGGCCGACCATAGCGCCGGTTCAGGCAAGACCAGCACCATATCATGGGCAGCCCACGATCTGGTAAAACTGCGCGAGGACAATGGCGACGCGGTCTTTAACAACGTGATCATTGTCACCGATCGCAATGTGCTTGATGGACAGCTTCAGGACGCCGTAAAGCAGATTGACCACCAGTTTGGGGTGATTGCTGCCATTGACCGGCATAAGTCCTCCAAATCCAAGAGCAAACAGCTCTCCGACGCCCTGTTAGCTGGGACGCCGATTGTCGTCGTTACCATCCAGACCTTCCCGTATGCCATGGAAGCCATTATCACGGACAAGAATCTGAAGGGTAAGAACTTCGCGGTCATCATTGATGAGGCCCATAACTCACAGACGGGCTCTACAGCGGCGAAACTCCAAGCTGCCCTGGGCATGAGTGGGCAGGGGAGAATGTCTACCATGACGGTGGACGAGCTGTTGGAACAGCTGCAAAAGTCGCGTTCGCGTCCCGCCAATATCAGCTATTTTGCGTTCACCGGCACGCCGAAGCACTCCACGCTGATGCTGTTTGGCCGTCCGCAAGATCCGAATCAGCCTGTATCCGACGACAATCCACCGGTTGCTTTTCATAAGTACACCATGCGCCAGGCTATTGAGGAAAAATTCATCCTCGATGCTCTCAAAGGCTACGTTACCTACCAGACGGCTTTTAACCTTTCCAAGCAGCTTGAAGACAGCAAACGCGTCAGTGGCAAAGCGGCAAAACGCGCCCTCGCGCAATGGATGGCACTCCATCCAACGAACGTGACCCAGAAAGTGCAATTCATTATTGAGCACTTTACCAAGAATGTTGCACACCGGTTGGATGGCAAGGCAAAGGCTATGGTCGTGACAAGCTCTCGTGCCGCCGCTATTCGCTACAAAAAAGCCTTTGACCGTTATATCGAGCAGCATAGCGAATATGGGTTTATTCATTCATTGGTGGCCTTCTCCGGCAAGATGACCGGTAAACAGGTAATGCACCAGGACGATGGTGCATTCAAAGAGGATATCTTTCTTGTTGATGAAAACGAGGAGTTTACCGAGCAAAGCATGAACCCGGATGCGCAGGGTCAGGATTTGAGATTTGCCTTTGACCGCCCTGAATACCGGGTCATGTTGGTAGCCGACAAATTCCAGACGGGTTTTGACCAGCCCAAGCTGATGGCGATGTACGTGGATAAGAAAATCGCCAATCATGTGGAGATCGTGCAAACCTTCGCACGCTTGAACCGGACCGCTCCCGGCAAGGATGAGGTCTTTATCATCGACTTTGTGAATGATCCAGACAATGTGCGAACGGCCTTTGAGACCTATGATCAAGGTGCACACATTGACGAAGTGCAAGACCTCAATGTGGTTTATGAGATCAAGGAGCGTCTGGACGAACACGGCCTATACGATGAAAAGGATCTGGCTGCATTCAAAGACGCCAGATTCAAGACCATTCGCGATATTACTCACGCCAAGTCGCCACAACATAAGGAGTTGTATGCGGCCACCAGCCGGGCCACGACTCTGTATAACGACAAGATGAAAATGCTTCGTGATGGCATGGCGACCTGGGAGGCTGTCTTTGAAAAAGCTCACGCGAAAGGGGATGAGGCAGGAATGAAGTCTGCTGACCATCACCAGGATGAATACGCGGAGCAAATCAAGGCGCTCATCGGTTTTAAGTCTGATCTTGGGCGTTTCTGCCGCACCTATTCCTATGTTGCCCAACTGATCGACTTTGGAGACCCGGAGTTAGAGAACTTCGCCGCCTTCGCCAAGTTGCTGCAAAAGCGCCTGCTTCACGAAGCGCCGGAAACAGTCGATCTGACCGGCCTTGTTCTCACCGGCTTTGATATAAAGGGACGCCCTGACGATGAAAACGAAGATGGGGAGACGCCAGTGCTCCAGCCTGTTGGTCCCGGTGGCGGCGGTGGCGTTGGTGATAAGCCTAAGTTCGTAAAAGAGATCGTAGACCGACTCAATAGCCTTTTTGGTGAGGCGACGCCAATTCAAGATCAGGTTGCCTTCGTCAATCAGATCAAGTCAATCACCGGTGAAAACGATGTCGTGATGGCTCAGGTCGAGAGCAATACACGGGAACAGGCACTAAAAGGCAATTTGCCCGGCGCGGTTCAACAGGCTGTTGTCCGTGCCCTGTCAAGCCACCAGAAACTGGCAACCCAGGTGCTCAAATCCGACCATCAGGGCATGACCGCGCTGGTAGACGTGGTGTACGACATATTGCGCGAAGGCAAAGACCTCGACTTGAATATGGATTAG
- a CDS encoding DUF3631 domain-containing protein yields MQSSSKKLKGGKCSHKADAIPTDFNGLHQLEGLEEVKRQLPESTSFSNNSRVTDGTEILEQAVTRLAALKPLEYEQVREVEAQRFSVRVVALDKEVERVRRELGGKEEGPHLGREITFDEPEPWPEPVNGNGLLNEVKAVFNGYLVLPPMASSILAAWTVHTYLINAAHATPYLHISSPQPQCGKSTLLDLLEALVYRSFKFASASPSAIFRVIEEHHPTLLIDEADSFLKENEDLRGILNDGYKPNGSVLRTVSINNEHQVRAFSTWGAKAIAGIGNLPTTIADRSIEITLKRKLPTEKTKRLRLRTIGKELLPLRRRIVRWVEDNKEAIAKAEPLIPDELSNRREEVWETLFAIADCAGGDWPKVMRQIAGQQNTSSGDQPAELQLLADILSVFEDKQIDRIFSNELVDALIEMEDRPWGEWRRGKPITSNLLSKLLKPFKIKAKQVWISPKNRNGYLKTDFDDAYIRYVGFQRSRTLKAPSGKNYSHFQNSRGNEARESHKPPESALDEGSRVLEFQSPEFEGKSK; encoded by the coding sequence ATGCAAAGTAGTTCAAAAAAACTCAAGGGAGGAAAGTGTTCTCATAAAGCGGACGCCATACCCACCGACTTTAACGGCTTACACCAGCTTGAGGGATTGGAAGAGGTAAAGCGGCAATTACCGGAAAGTACTTCCTTCTCTAATAATTCTAGAGTAACCGATGGGACGGAGATTTTAGAACAAGCAGTTACGAGGCTGGCGGCGTTAAAGCCATTGGAATATGAGCAGGTACGGGAGGTTGAGGCGCAGCGTTTTAGCGTTCGTGTGGTTGCCTTAGACAAGGAAGTGGAGCGGGTACGCCGAGAGCTAGGCGGCAAAGAGGAAGGCCCCCATTTGGGAAGGGAGATTACTTTTGATGAGCCGGAGCCTTGGCCAGAGCCCGTCAACGGCAATGGATTGCTGAATGAAGTCAAAGCGGTATTTAATGGCTATTTAGTGCTCCCCCCAATGGCGTCAAGCATTCTTGCTGCCTGGACAGTGCACACTTACCTCATAAACGCGGCGCACGCTACCCCTTATTTACATATTTCCTCGCCACAGCCCCAGTGCGGTAAATCCACACTTTTGGATTTGCTGGAGGCGCTTGTCTACCGGAGTTTTAAGTTCGCTAGTGCTTCTCCATCGGCAATATTCAGAGTTATCGAAGAGCACCACCCGACTCTGCTGATTGATGAAGCGGACTCCTTCTTAAAAGAAAACGAGGATTTGAGGGGGATACTCAATGACGGTTATAAGCCCAACGGTAGTGTTCTTAGGACAGTCTCCATTAATAATGAGCATCAAGTCAGAGCTTTTTCTACCTGGGGAGCCAAAGCCATTGCTGGGATAGGAAATCTGCCCACCACGATTGCTGATCGCTCTATTGAAATTACGCTCAAGCGGAAGCTGCCGACCGAGAAAACGAAACGGTTAAGGCTGCGCACGATTGGTAAGGAACTGCTACCCCTACGCCGAAGAATTGTCCGCTGGGTTGAAGATAATAAAGAGGCTATCGCCAAGGCAGAGCCCTTAATACCCGATGAACTGAGCAACCGGCGCGAGGAGGTATGGGAAACGCTGTTTGCTATAGCCGATTGTGCAGGGGGTGATTGGCCGAAAGTAATGCGCCAGATAGCCGGACAGCAAAACACTAGCAGCGGTGACCAACCAGCGGAGTTGCAGCTATTAGCGGATATTCTTTCGGTTTTTGAAGACAAGCAAATTGATCGAATTTTCTCTAATGAATTGGTGGATGCACTCATAGAAATGGAGGATCGCCCCTGGGGGGAGTGGAGGCGAGGAAAGCCGATAACAAGCAACTTATTATCCAAGCTACTTAAGCCTTTTAAGATTAAAGCTAAGCAGGTATGGATATCCCCTAAAAACCGTAATGGCTATTTAAAAACGGATTTTGATGATGCCTATATCCGGTACGTAGGCTTTCAAAGGTCTAGAACTCTAAAGGCCCCGTCAGGCAAGAATTACAGCCATTTTCAAAATTCTAGAGGAAATGAAGCTCGAGAGTCTCACAAACCACCAGAATCCGCGCTAGACGAGGGCTCTAGGGTTTTAGAATTTCAAAGCCCGGAGTTTGAGGGGAAGAGCAAATGA
- a CDS encoding ISL3 family transposase: MLDLLNLPGIKPVDMYKESKALIIVAVPETVEVPVCGDCNIPMHKHGTRKNKFSDTPLYMEPVRLEIQRPRFRCESCGKMAMPELSFLDDKRRATKRLVDVIRQQCLSMTFRALAEQTGVAVNTVKNIAHDLIDELAQTVRYETPVIMGIDEVNLAGGYRCVITNLATNNVFDMLEHRTQEHLKPFFRELPDKDKVEWVCTDMWRPFKRSFAQYLPNAKLVIDKFHVVKMASEALEEERKKYQSQLSKEQRIYVKKSIRWLTLKRPENLTPTEQKALQVVRQAIPELAVAYDFKESFFGIYDEPDKQKAQNAFEAWENTLPMQGLQSFRRLAKTVHNHHDDIFAYWDAPFPIINAYTEGLNGLIKMSNRLGRGYSYHIIRAKTLYSKEARKVGTGIRAGREKVEYGPHIPTLLKQAESGDLD; this comes from the coding sequence ATGCTTGACCTGCTCAATCTACCTGGCATTAAGCCGGTGGATATGTATAAAGAAAGCAAGGCGCTCATTATCGTGGCCGTACCAGAAACTGTTGAGGTTCCTGTTTGCGGGGATTGCAATATCCCGATGCACAAGCATGGCACTCGCAAAAACAAGTTCTCGGATACGCCGCTGTATATGGAGCCGGTGCGCCTTGAAATTCAGCGCCCCCGCTTTCGCTGCGAATCTTGCGGCAAGATGGCGATGCCTGAACTGAGCTTTCTTGATGATAAGCGCCGCGCTACCAAACGCTTGGTGGACGTAATCCGACAACAGTGCCTGAGCATGACGTTCCGTGCTTTGGCAGAACAAACTGGTGTGGCTGTAAACACCGTCAAGAACATTGCGCACGACCTGATCGATGAGCTAGCCCAAACCGTTCGATATGAAACCCCAGTCATCATGGGTATCGATGAGGTAAATCTTGCCGGTGGCTATCGCTGTGTCATTACCAACCTGGCGACCAATAACGTGTTCGATATGCTAGAGCACAGAACGCAGGAGCATTTGAAACCGTTCTTCAGGGAGTTGCCGGACAAAGATAAGGTGGAGTGGGTCTGCACTGATATGTGGAGGCCCTTCAAGCGATCCTTTGCGCAGTATCTCCCGAATGCCAAGCTGGTCATCGACAAGTTTCACGTCGTCAAAATGGCTTCTGAAGCGCTGGAGGAAGAGCGCAAAAAGTATCAGTCACAATTGAGTAAAGAGCAGCGAATTTACGTCAAAAAATCCATACGCTGGCTGACTCTGAAGCGCCCCGAAAATCTGACACCCACAGAGCAAAAAGCGTTGCAGGTCGTGCGCCAGGCTATTCCAGAGCTTGCTGTCGCCTACGACTTCAAGGAAAGCTTCTTCGGGATTTACGATGAGCCTGATAAACAAAAGGCTCAGAATGCGTTTGAAGCCTGGGAGAACACTTTGCCTATGCAGGGACTACAGTCGTTCAGGAGATTGGCCAAAACAGTCCATAACCATCACGACGACATTTTTGCTTACTGGGATGCGCCATTCCCGATCATTAATGCCTATACCGAAGGGCTGAACGGGCTGATCAAGATGAGCAACCGTTTGGGTAGAGGCTATAGCTACCACATCATCCGAGCAAAGACGCTGTATTCAAAAGAAGCTCGGAAGGTCGGGACTGGTATTCGTGCTGGGCGTGAAAAGGTGGAGTATGGGCCTCACATACCGACACTCCTCAAGCAGGCGGAGAGCGGTGACCTGGATTAG
- a CDS encoding helix-turn-helix transcriptional regulator yields MNERTLLQFDALPDSALADINTIAAYLGRGVSTVWRCAKSDPLFPKPIRLSARCTRWKVGEIRAYVAAKAGESDGCH; encoded by the coding sequence ATGAATGAAAGAACTTTGCTCCAATTCGATGCTCTTCCTGATTCGGCTCTAGCAGATATCAATACCATTGCTGCCTATCTGGGACGGGGAGTCTCTACGGTATGGCGATGTGCTAAAAGTGACCCCCTATTTCCAAAGCCGATTCGATTATCTGCCCGCTGCACCCGCTGGAAAGTGGGCGAGATTCGCGCCTACGTAGCTGCCAAGGCAGGCGAAAGTGATGGATGCCATTAA
- a CDS encoding restriction endonuclease subunit S, with protein sequence MSQYKAYPAYKDSGVEWIGEVPEHWEVKPICRVASVNDDVLSDSTDGDTPIRYVDISSVDYTDGIKQAANMRFADAPSRARRKALPGDVVVSTVRTYLKAVAAVNDQYSDCVFSTGFAVLRARNLNYSFLKWMTLNELVIQAIEAHSEGLSYPAINASALVKLKTTVPPPDEQVTIAAFLDRETARIDTLIQKKTRFIELLKEKIVATAMAEQMYGDGELIRLRYLTQIISRPVEIIDGDEYVALGLYNRGRGLFHKPPTLGKNIGDSDFFYVKEGDLILSGQFAWEGALTMASSNENGCVVSHRYPVIRGKTVPTEYLLALLMTNFGDFLLNESSRGSAGRNRPLNINLLLNEKVRMPSPKAQQDVRRLINLKAKLETKVLGSIRLLKERRAALITAAVTGQIDLRGEQ encoded by the coding sequence ATGAGTCAGTATAAAGCGTATCCGGCATACAAGGATTCCGGCGTTGAGTGGATTGGGGAAGTGCCGGAGCATTGGGAGGTTAAACCTATTTGCCGTGTAGCTTCGGTCAATGATGATGTGCTTTCAGATTCGACCGATGGCGACACCCCTATTCGTTATGTTGACATATCGTCGGTGGACTATACGGATGGTATCAAGCAAGCCGCAAACATGCGTTTTGCCGATGCTCCGTCCAGAGCTAGACGTAAGGCACTTCCTGGTGATGTTGTTGTTTCGACAGTAAGAACGTATCTCAAAGCAGTAGCTGCCGTTAATGATCAATATTCCGATTGCGTTTTTTCTACCGGCTTCGCCGTTCTTAGAGCGCGAAATCTAAACTATTCCTTCCTCAAATGGATGACCCTCAATGAGCTTGTGATTCAAGCAATAGAGGCTCATTCCGAGGGATTAAGTTATCCTGCGATCAACGCGTCAGCCTTGGTAAAACTGAAAACCACCGTTCCGCCACCCGACGAACAAGTCACTATTGCGGCCTTTCTCGACCGCGAAACCGCTCGCATTGACACTCTAATCCAGAAGAAAACTCGGTTCATCGAACTTCTGAAGGAGAAGATTGTTGCGACTGCAATGGCCGAGCAAATGTATGGGGATGGTGAACTTATTCGCTTAAGATATCTGACACAAATAATTTCGAGACCTGTAGAGATAATTGACGGCGATGAATACGTTGCATTGGGACTCTACAATAGAGGGCGCGGTTTGTTTCACAAGCCGCCCACGCTAGGTAAAAATATTGGCGATTCGGACTTTTTCTATGTGAAAGAAGGTGATCTGATTCTTAGTGGGCAATTTGCTTGGGAAGGCGCTTTGACAATGGCGTCTAGTAACGAAAACGGATGCGTTGTCTCCCATCGTTACCCTGTAATTAGGGGAAAAACAGTACCAACGGAATATTTGCTCGCTCTTTTGATGACAAATTTCGGCGATTTTTTGCTAAATGAATCTTCCCGAGGGTCAGCAGGAAGAAACCGCCCACTAAACATCAACCTCCTTCTCAACGAGAAGGTGCGGATGCCATCACCCAAGGCACAACAGGATGTCAGAAGGCTCATCAATCTGAAAGCGAAGCTTGAAACTAAAGTCCTAGGCAGTATTAGGCTTCTCAAAGAGCGCCGTGCCGCTCTTATCACCGCCGCCGTAACCGGGCAAATTGATCTGCGAGGAGAGCAATAA
- a CDS encoding c-type cytochrome gives MILKRFAVAAACILFVSSSGAVMVTGDPEAGATTAMPCQSCHGLDGNSPSPEWPKLAGQHATYLKKQLQDYRSGARVNAIMSSMAASLSDEDVANLAAYYSSQTIAEGATPEQYVELGEKVYQQGNKESGVPACMACHGPAGQGNPAASWPRLSGQHAQYIATQLKSYRSGERANDLNEMMRGAAKKMTDEEITAVSHYVSGLHAAE, from the coding sequence ATGATATTGAAACGTTTCGCAGTTGCCGCTGCCTGTATCCTATTTGTCTCCTCTTCTGGCGCTGTCATGGTGACCGGCGATCCGGAAGCTGGCGCAACCACAGCCATGCCCTGCCAAAGCTGCCATGGCCTTGACGGCAACAGCCCCAGCCCCGAGTGGCCCAAACTTGCCGGCCAGCACGCAACTTATCTTAAAAAACAGTTACAGGATTATCGGTCTGGGGCTCGAGTAAACGCGATTATGTCATCGATGGCGGCCAGCCTTAGTGATGAAGATGTGGCTAATCTGGCTGCCTATTACTCTAGCCAAACCATTGCCGAAGGCGCTACCCCCGAGCAATATGTTGAGCTGGGAGAGAAAGTGTACCAGCAAGGCAACAAAGAAAGCGGCGTTCCCGCTTGCATGGCCTGCCACGGGCCGGCGGGTCAGGGTAACCCGGCAGCAAGTTGGCCGCGCCTTTCAGGGCAGCATGCCCAATATATAGCGACTCAACTCAAGAGCTACCGCAGTGGTGAACGTGCCAACGACCTGAACGAGATGATGCGAGGGGCGGCAAAGAAAATGACCGATGAAGAGATCACTGCGGTTTCCCACTACGTGTCAGGTTTACACGCAGCAGAGTAG
- a CDS encoding type I restriction-modification system subunit M encodes MNEFAGSAASQADFIWKNAEDLWGDFKHTDFGKVILPFTLLRRLECALEPTREAVREAYNSFKDADVELDPILRSTADFPFYNTSEYSLGTLGSTKTRRNLEDYIALFSDNARKIFEEFEFGNTVIRLERAGLLYKICQNFAKIDLHPDVVPDRVMSNIYEHLIRRFGAEVNEGAEDFMTPRDIVHLATSLLLDPDDSLFEASPGLIRTLYDPTCGTGGFLTDAMNHVTEYGNQYKVPPVLVPHGQELEPETHAVCVAGMLIRRLESDPGRDLSKNIRQGSTLSNDQFSGERFHYCLSNPPFGKKWEKDKDAVEKEHKQGELGRFAPGLPKISDGSMLFLMHLASKLELPKNGGGRAAIVLSGSPLFNGGAGSGESEIRRWLLENDLVEAIVAMPTDLFFRANIATYLWILSNKKPEDRQGKVQLINATDLWTSIRNEGNKRRIVGDDQRRQILDIYAAAESGELSKMLDYRTFGYRRIKVLRPLRMKLVLDQEGLDRLTFEPAWTKLSPDHQSFWLEAIKPRIGETVDYNWAETFAKATIKSEDAKSLKVKANKTFINALISAFGHKDPEAEPVTDVKGDVVPDTDLTDYENVPFLENIRDYFAREVLPHVPDAYIDESFTDDKDKRLGRVGYEINFNRFFYQYQTPRKLHDIDAELKQVEGEIADLLAEVASE; translated from the coding sequence ATGAACGAATTTGCAGGATCAGCAGCTTCACAGGCTGATTTTATCTGGAAGAATGCGGAAGACCTTTGGGGTGATTTCAAGCACACAGACTTTGGTAAGGTTATATTGCCGTTCACCCTGTTGCGTCGTTTGGAGTGTGCGCTTGAGCCAACCCGTGAGGCAGTACGAGAAGCCTACAACAGCTTTAAAGATGCTGACGTAGAGCTTGATCCCATTCTTCGTTCAACGGCTGACTTCCCTTTCTACAACACCTCCGAGTATTCCCTCGGCACGCTGGGTAGCACCAAGACCCGACGCAACCTCGAAGATTATATTGCTCTGTTTTCTGATAACGCTCGGAAAATCTTTGAAGAATTCGAGTTCGGCAACACGGTGATTCGTCTGGAGCGTGCTGGCCTTCTCTATAAGATTTGCCAGAACTTCGCCAAGATCGATCTGCACCCTGATGTAGTGCCGGACCGGGTAATGAGCAACATCTATGAACACCTGATCCGCCGCTTTGGTGCAGAGGTTAATGAGGGGGCCGAGGATTTTATGACCCCGCGTGACATCGTTCACTTAGCGACCTCACTCCTGCTTGACCCAGATGACTCGCTATTTGAAGCAAGCCCTGGATTGATCAGAACCCTATATGATCCGACGTGTGGGACCGGTGGATTCCTTACCGACGCCATGAATCATGTCACCGAATATGGAAACCAGTACAAGGTCCCACCTGTACTGGTTCCCCATGGCCAAGAGTTAGAGCCGGAGACCCATGCCGTCTGTGTGGCCGGCATGCTTATTCGCCGTTTGGAGTCCGACCCTGGCCGTGATCTGTCAAAGAACATCCGTCAGGGAAGCACTCTGTCAAACGACCAGTTTTCCGGGGAACGCTTTCACTACTGCCTATCCAATCCGCCTTTTGGCAAGAAGTGGGAGAAGGATAAAGACGCCGTCGAGAAAGAGCATAAACAGGGCGAGCTGGGCCGTTTTGCGCCGGGTCTGCCCAAGATCAGCGACGGCTCTATGCTGTTCCTGATGCACCTGGCCAGCAAGCTGGAGCTGCCTAAAAATGGCGGTGGTCGGGCTGCTATCGTCTTGTCCGGTTCGCCGTTGTTCAATGGTGGTGCGGGTTCTGGTGAGTCTGAAATCCGCCGCTGGTTGCTCGAAAACGACCTGGTTGAAGCCATTGTCGCTATGCCAACGGATCTGTTCTTTCGTGCCAATATCGCCACATACCTGTGGATTCTTTCCAACAAGAAGCCGGAAGATCGCCAGGGCAAGGTGCAGTTGATCAACGCCACCGACCTGTGGACTTCTATCCGCAATGAAGGTAACAAGCGCCGCATTGTCGGCGATGATCAGCGCAGACAGATTCTGGATATTTACGCGGCAGCGGAGAGCGGTGAACTGTCCAAAATGCTGGATTACCGGACTTTCGGGTATCGCCGTATCAAAGTGCTTCGACCGCTACGGATGAAACTCGTACTAGACCAGGAAGGGCTGGATCGCCTGACATTCGAACCGGCGTGGACGAAGTTGTCACCAGACCATCAATCTTTCTGGTTGGAAGCAATCAAGCCACGGATTGGGGAAACGGTCGATTATAATTGGGCTGAAACCTTCGCCAAGGCAACCATTAAATCGGAAGATGCCAAGTCGCTGAAGGTAAAAGCCAACAAGACCTTTATCAATGCTCTGATCAGCGCCTTTGGCCACAAAGACCCGGAGGCCGAGCCGGTAACTGACGTTAAAGGAGATGTGGTTCCCGATACAGACTTGACCGATTACGAGAACGTCCCCTTCCTGGAGAATATTCGGGATTACTTCGCCCGTGAAGTTTTGCCCCATGTGCCCGATGCCTATATCGACGAAAGCTTTACCGACGACAAAGACAAGCGCCTGGGCCGCGTGGGTTACGAGATCAATTTCAACCGCTTCTTCTACCAATACCAAACACCACGCAAGCTGCACGACATTGATGCCGAGCTAAAGCAGGTAGAGGGGGAAATTGCTGATCTATTGGCTGAGGTTGCGAGCGAATGA